From the Veillonellaceae bacterium genome, the window GAGTCAGCCACAATATTGCCGCGTTTATTAGTTTCAAGTCCTTTTGTAGTAGATTGAACAAGCGGGTTCGGGCCTTGACCGATAGCTATAATAACAGTATCGACTTTAAGCTCAAAATTAGAGTTTGGAATTTCGACCGGCCGGCGTCGTCCTGACGCATCCGGCTCGCCAAGTTCCATTTTAATACATTCCAAGCCTGTGACCCACCCATTTTCATTGCCAATAACGGCAACCGGATTACTTAGCAATTTGAACTGAATGCCTTCTTCTTTTGCGTGGTGAACTTCTTCCAGGCGAGCCGGAAGTTCAGCTTCGGAACGACGATAAACGATATAGACATTTTCCGCTCCCAGCCGCAGTGCTGTCCGTGCGGCGTCCATCGCAACATTGCCGCCGCCCACAACAGCTACATTTTGCCCAACATGAATCGGAGTTCCGCTATTCGGGAAACGGTAGGCTTTCATTAAGTTGCAGCGAGTCAAAAATTCGTTAGCTGAGTACACGCCGTTGAGGTTTTCTCCCGGAATATTCATAAAGTACGGCAAGCCCGCTCCTGTACTGATAAATACTGCATCAAAGCCCTTTTCTTCCATAAGCTCGTCGATAGTTATGGTTTTTCCGATTACAACATTAACGACTATTTCTACCCCCATTTTACGGAGGTTATTAATTTCCGGCAAAACTACATCCTCTTTGGGCAGACGAAATTCAGGAATGCCATACGACAGCACGCCGCCCGGTTGATGAAGCGCTTCAAATATAGTAACCTTGTAGCCTTTTTTGGCTAAGTCGCCGGCACAGGTGAGCCCGGCCGGACCTGAGCCAACAATAGCAACTTTACGCGCATCCGGCGAATACTCAATCGGCTCAACGGCTTGTCCCTTAGCTTTAGCATAATCGGCGGCAAATCGCTCTAACCTGCCGATGGCTACAGATTCACCTTTTTTTGCCAATATACATAGCTTTTCACACTGCTCCTCTTGCGGACAAACACGTCCGCAGATTGCCGGCAGGCTGCTATATTCTTTAATGGTACTAAACGCTCCATCGATGTTGCGCTCTTTGATATGCTTTATAAAGCCAGGTATATCTATTCCTACCGGGCAGCCTTTACGGCAGGCCGGGTTTTTACAGTTTAAACAGCGTTCGGCCTCGGAAACAGCGTCTTCCTCGCTATAGCCTAGGGCTACTTCCTTAAAATTTCTAGCCCGCTCTTGGGGGTTTTGTTCAGGCATCTTATGTTTCTTTAGTGAGAGTGACATTTGCATCCCCCTTTACCGTGGTTTTCACAGTATTCGGAATGTTTCTTTTCGTGCGGAAGATACATCTTTTGACGGGAGATCAGCGCATCAAAATCAACTTGGTGAGCGTCAAACTCTGGTCCGTCAACACAGGCGAACTTAGTTTCATCGCCTACCGAAACCCGGCAGCCGCCGCACATACCCGTGCCGTCAACCATAATCGGATTAAGACTTACAACGGTTGGTATCTTATATTGTTTGGTCGTAGCAGCGACATTACGCATCATAATAACAGGTCCGATTGCCATTACCAAATCTATTTTTGTTCCTGACTCAATTAGTTCCTTTAAAGGATCGGTTACAAATCCCTTATGGCCTTTCGACCCGTCGTCAGTTGTTACATAAAATTTATCGCTAACGGCAGCCATTTCCTCCTCATAAATCAGAATATCCTTATTGCGGGCGCCAATAATCGAAATCACATTATTTCCGGCCTCTTTCATGCCGCGAGCAATAGGGTAAACAGGCGCAATTCCAATACCGCCACCTACGCAGACTACCGTACCAAACTTTTCAATATGGGTTTCCTTGCCAAGCGGCCCGACCAAGTCAAGTAGACTATCGCCTTCATTAAGCATACCAAGCTGCTTGGTTGTGGCTCCAACCTCTTGAAATATAATAGTGACAGTTCCTCTATCCCGATTAAAATCGGCAATTGTCAAAGGAACCCTCTCACCATCTTCATCAATACGTAAAATAACAAACTGACCCGGCAGCGCCTTTTTCGCAATGAGCGGCGCTTCCATTTCAAACAATTTTACATTTGGCGCTAATTCTCGTTTTACGAGGATCTTATACATTTTTATCCTCCTTTATAAAGTTAAATATTCCTGATAAGTACTCTGCGACCTTTATTCGAATTGGCATAAAGTAAATATTGGAATTTATACTATTGACAAAATCCAATGCCTGTTTGGCAAAATTAATATTCCATTCTAAGGTTGGCTTAAACCCGGCTGGGAAGACAACATTGTTTTTGACCTCCCAATATTTTACCGAGTTCTCAGAAACTACCGGAGAAATACCCCAGAATACTTCTGTATCCTGTAACTGCTCAGCATAAATTTCCATAAACCTTAGATCATAAAACGGTTGAGTGAAAAAACCATCAGCTCCTGCGTACAGCTTGCGCATTGCATAATCTATTTCAGTGCGAATACTGGAACGGTATTGGTCTATGGCAGCATACACCTTAACGTTCGGCAGCTCTTGCTTAAATTTCCTGATAACATCTACGCTAGTTGACGGATAAATCTTGTGTCCCATGTCCTGAGGTCGGTCGCCGGTCAGCACAAGAACCTCCATGATTTGATTATCTATTAGAAATTGCGCCATTGGCAGTGCCTTGCGAACGTCAATATCAATCGCACGTATGTGAGGAATGGCCTTTTTACCTGCACGCCGAACCAATCCGGAGCCTGTCCAACTTCGAATATCAAACTTTAAAAGGTCAGGAATATTGACGGTATCGACAGGGAATTGGTCTATTAACGCGTTAAGTTCTGCCGTTAGAAATTCTTCATTTCTAGGCACTAATTCAACTGAAATTCTTGTCAATGTCATTCCTCCGATAACTATTTAAATATTAAAAGACGCTTAGCTTTCATTCTTGCGGACATCGGCAGCGGCTAATTAAAACAGACCGGTAATTTTACCAGTATTGTCAATATCCATTCTTTCAGCTGCAGGGCGTTTCGGCAAGCCCGGCATGGTCATAATATCGCCAGTGAGCGCTACAATAAAGCCTGCTCCCGCAGCAATCCGCAATTCCCGAACCGTAATCGTGAAGCCGTTCGGCCGTCCAATCTTAGCCATATCATCACTTAAAGAGTACTGGGTTTTAGCCATGCAAATAGGAGTCTTATCAAAACCGTTGGCTGCTAATTCTGCTATCGCTTTTTCAGCTGCCAATGTATAGTTAACATCGTCAGCCCCGTAAATTTCCCGGGCAATTGTCGCAATTTTTTCCTTAATCGGGCTTGTTTCATCATAGATAAACTTAAAATTATTAGGGGTTTTAACAGCTTTAAGTACTTTTTCCGCAAGTTCAAGTCCGCCGGCTCCACCTTTAGCCCAAACTTCCGACAATGCAACCTCTGCTCCTAACGCCCGGCACTTTTCTGCGACAAAGTCCAGTTCGTTTTTGGTGTCAGTGGGAAATGCATTGATAGCGACAACAGCCGGCAAGCCGAATTTATGCATATTCTCAATATGTTTTTCAAGATTGGCAAGGCCTTTTTCAAGCGCCGCCATATTTTCGCCCGTAAGTTCATTCTTAGGAACACCGCCATGCATTTTAAGGGCGCGCACAGTAGCAACAATAACGACTGCAGATGGTCTGATATCAGCAAATCGGCATTTAATATCAATAAATTTTTCAGCGCCAAGATCGGCACCAAAACCAGCCTCGGTAACAACAATATCGGCAAGCTTCAAAGAAAACTTAGTTGCCATTACACTATTACAGCCATGCGCAATATTTGCAAAAGGTCCGCCGTGAACAAAAGCCGGTGTCTTTTCTAATGTCTGGACCAGATTAGGTTTTATTGCGTCCTTAAACAATAAGGTCAGAGCTCCCGTTACCTTTAAATCGGCAACAGTTACAGGCTTATTGTCATAAGTGTAAGCAACAATAATTCGTCCAATGCGCTCCTTCATATCATCCAAGCCGCGAGCCAAACACAAAATTGCCATCATTTCTGAGGCCACCGTTATATCAAATCCGCTCTCGCGCGGCACTCCGTTAACTTTTCCGCCAAGCCCACAAATGATATTACGCAAAGCGCGTTCATTGATATCTAGAACGCGGCGCCAGGTTATGCGCCGTGGATCAATATTGAGTTCATTGCCTTGCTGGATATGATTATCCAGAATAGCGGCTAAAAGATTATGCGCAGTTGTTATAGCATGAAAATCGCCGGTAAAATGTAAGTTTATATCTTCCATCGGTACTACCTGAGCATAGCCGCCGCCGGCAGCTCCGCCTTTGATGCCGAAGCAGGGTCCGAGTGAGGGTTCCCGCAAGGCAATAACTGTTTTTTTGCCAAGACGGCTTAGTGCGTCACCGAGTCCGACAGTTGTTGTCGTTTTCCCTTCGCCGGCCGGGGTTGGGTTGATTGCAGTTACAAGCACGAGGTTGCCGTCTGGGCGATTTTTAACCCGTTCCCAAGTCTCTAGCGAAACCTTGGCCTTATATTTACCATATAACTCAAGTTCTTCGCCAGGAATACCAATCTTAGCGGCGACATCGGTAATCGGGCTCAAAACTGTTTCCTGCGCAATTTCCACATCACTTTTCATGTTGCTGCCCTCCCAAATTGATTTACCTTTTGTTAAGCACAGCTGCAGCCTTAACAGTATTATGCAATAACATGGCGATAGTTAATAATCCCACACCACCCGGGACCGGAGTAATAGCTCCTGCAACTTCTTTGACTTGGTCAAAATCAACATCGCCAACCAATTTTTTGTCAGCAACCCGATTGATACCTACATCTATTACAACCGCGCCTGGTTTGACCATATCTTTAGTAACAAATTTAGGCTTACCAACTGCAGCGACTAAAATATCAGCCTGACGGGTTATATCCGCTAAATCCTGTGTCCGCGAATGGCATACCGTTACAGTAGCATTCCGGGCCAGCAGTAAATGAAACATCGGTTTACCGACGATATTGCTGCGGCCAATGACTACGGCCCGCTTACCGGTTATTTCAATACCTGCCAATTCTAACATTTTTATACAGCCATGCGGTGTGCATGGCACCAAGTGTTCTTCACCAATCGCCAGCTTACCGACATTGACGGGATGGAATCCGTCAACATCTTTATCAGGTGAGATGCTATTCATTATCTCGGGTTCATCATTACGGATATGGTCAGGTAATGGTAATTGTACAAGAATACCATGAATGCTA encodes:
- a CDS encoding methylenetetrahydrofolate reductase — translated: MTLTRISVELVPRNEEFLTAELNALIDQFPVDTVNIPDLLKFDIRSWTGSGLVRRAGKKAIPHIRAIDIDVRKALPMAQFLIDNQIMEVLVLTGDRPQDMGHKIYPSTSVDVIRKFKQELPNVKVYAAIDQYRSSIRTEIDYAMRKLYAGADGFFTQPFYDLRFMEIYAEQLQDTEVFWGISPVVSENSVKYWEVKNNVVFPAGFKPTLEWNINFAKQALDFVNSINSNIYFMPIRIKVAEYLSGIFNFIKEDKNV
- a CDS encoding sulfide/dihydroorotate dehydrogenase-like FAD/NAD-binding protein, coding for MYKILVKRELAPNVKLFEMEAPLIAKKALPGQFVILRIDEDGERVPLTIADFNRDRGTVTIIFQEVGATTKQLGMLNEGDSLLDLVGPLGKETHIEKFGTVVCVGGGIGIAPVYPIARGMKEAGNNVISIIGARNKDILIYEEEMAAVSDKFYVTTDDGSKGHKGFVTDPLKELIESGTKIDLVMAIGPVIMMRNVAATTKQYKIPTVVSLNPIMVDGTGMCGGCRVSVGDETKFACVDGPEFDAHQVDFDALISRQKMYLPHEKKHSEYCENHGKGGCKCHSH
- the gltA gene encoding NADPH-dependent glutamate synthase, which translates into the protein MSLSLKKHKMPEQNPQERARNFKEVALGYSEEDAVSEAERCLNCKNPACRKGCPVGIDIPGFIKHIKERNIDGAFSTIKEYSSLPAICGRVCPQEEQCEKLCILAKKGESVAIGRLERFAADYAKAKGQAVEPIEYSPDARKVAIVGSGPAGLTCAGDLAKKGYKVTIFEALHQPGGVLSYGIPEFRLPKEDVVLPEINNLRKMGVEIVVNVVIGKTITIDELMEEKGFDAVFISTGAGLPYFMNIPGENLNGVYSANEFLTRCNLMKAYRFPNSGTPIHVGQNVAVVGGGNVAMDAARTALRLGAENVYIVYRRSEAELPARLEEVHHAKEEGIQFKLLSNPVAVIGNENGWVTGLECIKMELGEPDASGRRRPVEIPNSNFELKVDTVIIAIGQGPNPLVQSTTKGLETNKRGNIVADSETGATSRPGVFAGGDIVTGAATVILAMGAGKKAAAAIDDYLKAKDANKES
- the folD gene encoding bifunctional methylenetetrahydrofolate dehydrogenase/methenyltetrahydrofolate cyclohydrolase FolD; the encoded protein is MTATILEGKEFAARIKGEVSRQLAALKVESGITPGLAVIIVGENPASKVYVANKHKACEAIGIYSEVITMPENTTKERLLAEISRLNNDDSIHGILVQLPLPDHIRNDEPEIMNSISPDKDVDGFHPVNVGKLAIGEEHLVPCTPHGCIKMLELAGIEITGKRAVVIGRSNIVGKPMFHLLLARNATVTVCHSRTQDLADITRQADILVAAVGKPKFVTKDMVKPGAVVIDVGINRVADKKLVGDVDFDQVKEVAGAITPVPGGVGLLTIAMLLHNTVKAAAVLNKR
- a CDS encoding formate--tetrahydrofolate ligase — protein: MKSDVEIAQETVLSPITDVAAKIGIPGEELELYGKYKAKVSLETWERVKNRPDGNLVLVTAINPTPAGEGKTTTTVGLGDALSRLGKKTVIALREPSLGPCFGIKGGAAGGGYAQVVPMEDINLHFTGDFHAITTAHNLLAAILDNHIQQGNELNIDPRRITWRRVLDINERALRNIICGLGGKVNGVPRESGFDITVASEMMAILCLARGLDDMKERIGRIIVAYTYDNKPVTVADLKVTGALTLLFKDAIKPNLVQTLEKTPAFVHGGPFANIAHGCNSVMATKFSLKLADIVVTEAGFGADLGAEKFIDIKCRFADIRPSAVVIVATVRALKMHGGVPKNELTGENMAALEKGLANLEKHIENMHKFGLPAVVAINAFPTDTKNELDFVAEKCRALGAEVALSEVWAKGGAGGLELAEKVLKAVKTPNNFKFIYDETSPIKEKIATIAREIYGADDVNYTLAAEKAIAELAANGFDKTPICMAKTQYSLSDDMAKIGRPNGFTITVRELRIAAGAGFIVALTGDIMTMPGLPKRPAAERMDIDNTGKITGLF